The Apis mellifera strain DH4 linkage group LG16, Amel_HAv3.1, whole genome shotgun sequence genome has a segment encoding these proteins:
- the LOC412349 gene encoding ER membrane protein complex subunit 4, which yields MTAVKQNTKRSKWALDFAHKSKQEKNADIASPPGYTPAVALFHAADSIRESDSNHLIIKKSWDLALGPLKQVPMNLFIMYMAGNSISIFPIMMVGMLIIRPVKALFTLQQTFKVIEGTHAFGQKFVYFLGQLVNIALALYKCQSMGLLPTHASDWLAFVEPQARLEYSGGGFIYV from the exons ATGACAGCAGTTAAACAAAATACGAAACGATCAAAATGGGCTTTGGATTTTGCTCACAA gagtaaacaagaaaaaaatgcagATATTGCTTCACCACCAGGCTATACACCTGCTGTTGCTTTATTTCATGCTGCTGATTCAATTCGAGAATCAGATtctaatcatttaataattaaaaaatcatgggATTTAGCTTTAGGTCCTCTTAAACAAGTcccaatgaatttatttataatgtatatggcGGGTAATTCCATATCAATATTTCCTATTATGATGGTTGGTATGTTAATTATTAGACCAGTGAAAGCATTATTTACTCTTCAACAAA catttaAAGTAATAGAAGGAACACATGCTTTTGGACAAaagtttgtatattttttaggaCAATTGGTAAACATTGCACttgcattatataaatgtCAATCAATGGGATTACTCCCAACACATGCATCTGATTGGTTAGCATTTGTAGAACCTCAAGCACGATTGGAATATTCAGGTGGtggatttatatatgtatga